In a genomic window of Gadus macrocephalus chromosome 9, ASM3116895v1:
- the LOC132465041 gene encoding calcium and integrin-binding protein 1-like gives MGATASHLGKDLLSEYQELTFLTKQEILLAHKRFTELLSREDKNLPDPRAPTEAILTLPELKSNPFRERIVRVFSTSESRDGLTFEDFLDLLSAFSDSATLEIKSHYAFRIFDFDDDGTLDENDLEKLVNCLTGETDDTRLTPDEMKQLISNILEESDIDKDGTVNLSEFQHVISRSPDFVSSFKIVL, from the exons ATGGGAGCCACAGCCAGCCACCTCGGGAAGGATCTGCTGTCGGAGTACCAA GAGTTGACGTTTCTGACCAAGCAGGAGATTCTTCT tgCCCACAAGCGGTTCACTGAACTGCTGTCCAGAGAGGATAAAAACCTTCCAGACCCCAGGGCTCCGACAGAGGCCATCCTCACGCTGCCCGAGCTCAAG TCCAACCCTTTCCGAGAGAGGATTGTCCGTGTGTTCTCGACGTCGGAGTCAAGGGACGGTCTGACCTTTGAGGACTTCCTGGACCTTCTGAGTGCCTTCAGCGACTCGGCCACCCTGGAGATCAAGTCCCACTACGCCTTCCGGATCTTTG ATTTTGACGATGACGGCACTCTGGACGAAAACGACCTGGAGAAGCTGGTGAACTGCCTCACCGGGGAGACAGACGACACCCGGCTCACCCCGGACGAGATGAAGCAGCTCATTAGCAAT ATCCTGGAGGAGTCTGACATCGACAAGGACGGCACGGTGAACCTCTCCGAGTTCCAGCATGTTATTTCCAGATCGCCAGATTTTGTCAG TTCTTTCAAGATTGTGCTGTGA
- the LOC132465024 gene encoding RCC1 domain-containing protein 1-like gives MNWFGFGFNAFGQISDRGKPSQGDDDEQSYTCLTPIRLNHLGGREEKTECQQGRVGTDQLSACWSRTASLCLHDQGRVFLSGFGADENGSHMSASLGCQDALLGEQYLTLGFRDRVECWDVQRRDPAPAWSRESPSEEEAGASRRLPLVPGGYIASKPPFYRPLSPQLKAVSLALGAEHAILLSGSGTVYTWGIGSHGQLGHSGLTPEKEPRPVEALWGVPIDSVSTGGWHSACVSAGGDLYVWGWNESGQLGLPSLAMRTSQEQKRFKGTASCQEAGPVTRGEEQKEGESQDVFISIQAFPALLDITESCDVAKVSCGSRHTAAVTTTGGLYTWGWGEYGQLGHGTASSSDEPHCVDFFRQEGFRVVDVVCGPWNTFAMATKEEVAHC, from the exons ATGAACTGGTTCGGATTCGGCTTTAATGCTTTCGGGCAAATATCGGACCGCGGGAAACCATCACAAGGCGACGATGATGAACAAAGTTACACGTGTTTGACGCCGATACGTCTGAACCACCTGGGTGGCCGCGAGGAGAAAACGGAGTGTCAACAGGGGCGCGTGGGGACGGATCAGCTGAGCGCGTGCTGGAGCCGCACGGCCTCGCTATGTTTACACG ACCAGGGTCGTGTGTTCTTATCGGGCTTCGGAGCCGACGAGAATGGAAGTCACATGAGTGCAAGCCTGGGCTGCCAGGACGCTTTGCTCGGGGAGCAATACCTCACCCTGGGGTTTAGAGACAGAGTGGAGTGCTGGGACGTCCAGCGCCGCGACCCGGCCCCGGCATGGAGCAGGGAATCCCCGTCCGAGGAGGAAGCTG GGGCCTCCCGCCGGCTGCCGCTAGTCCCGGGGGGCTATATAGCCTCCAAACCGCCGTTCTACCGGCCCCTGTCGCCCCAGTTGAAGGCTGTGAGCTTGGCCCTTGGGGCGGAGCATGCCATCCTTCTCAGCGGCTCTGGAACCGTGTATACCTGGGGAATAGGAAG CCACGGTCAGTTGGGCCACTCTGGATTGACCCCTGAGAAGGAGCCCAGGCCGGTGGAGGCCCTTTGGGGGGTCCCCATCGACTCTGTGTCTACAGGAGGCTGGCACTCTGCCTGTGTTAGTG CTGGGGGCGACCTGTATGTCTGGGGCTGGAATGAGTCCGGCCAGCTCGGACTTCCTTCTCTAGCTATGCGAACAAGCCAAGAGCAGAAGAGGTTTAAAGGAA CTGCATCGTGCCAAGAGGCCGGCCCAGtgaccagaggagaggagcagaaggaaGGGGAAAGCCAGGACGTGTTTATATCCATTCAGGCCTTCCCGGCCTTGCTGGACATCACCGAGTCATGTGACGTCGCCAAGGTCAGCTGTGGCTCGCGACACACCGCTGCGGTGACAA CCACTGGTGGTCTCTACACTTGGGGATGGG GCGAGTACGGCCAGCTAGGTCACGGGACAGCATCGAGCTCAGACGAGCCTCATTGCGTGGACTTCTTCAGGCAGGAGGGCTTCAGGGTGGTTGATGTTGTCTGCGGGCCTTGGAACACTTTTGCCATGGCAACCAAGGAGGAAGTGGCGCATTGTTGA